A genomic segment from Janibacter sp. DB-40 encodes:
- a CDS encoding aspartate-semialdehyde dehydrogenase, with product MTASPSPSTTGPTLALVGATGRFAEALASALALRDDPWGEIRLYAPGVTTRTLTVRGREQPVETLREDSFDGVDVALFNLSSEVTGEWATRAVSAGAVVVDASSTHRLDEEVPLVVPGINSELVSHRPRGIVALPGPLTWGLIDAAHVLHQGWELQHLVVTGLIAAVSQSDRGVARLREEMYTVAGEPTIGQHPGDVRAAVSDLPVASPFPAPLALNVIPWVGEATDDGFTTAERAVDHEVRKILDLAAAVPVVVTLVQVPVVMAHSMALHARCARPVSPDKVRQAYVAAPSLVYLDERTGEVPTPVDSVGIDPRFVGRIRQPKGAGHHIDMFVSADTIRRGATAMLTVAEMIAVERGRGAPAVTMG from the coding sequence GTGACCGCGTCCCCGTCGCCGTCCACCACCGGGCCGACCCTGGCCCTGGTGGGGGCGACGGGGCGCTTCGCGGAGGCGCTCGCCTCCGCGCTCGCCCTGCGGGACGACCCGTGGGGCGAGATCCGTCTCTACGCGCCGGGGGTGACCACCCGGACCCTCACCGTGCGCGGACGCGAGCAGCCGGTGGAGACCCTCCGGGAGGACTCCTTCGACGGCGTCGACGTCGCACTGTTCAACCTCTCGTCCGAGGTGACGGGGGAGTGGGCGACCCGAGCGGTGTCGGCCGGCGCCGTCGTCGTCGACGCCAGCTCCACGCACCGCTTGGACGAGGAGGTCCCGCTCGTCGTCCCGGGCATCAACTCCGAGCTGGTGAGCCACCGGCCCCGAGGCATCGTCGCGCTGCCCGGCCCACTGACGTGGGGGCTCATCGATGCCGCCCACGTCCTGCACCAGGGGTGGGAGCTGCAGCACCTCGTCGTCACGGGCCTCATCGCCGCGGTGTCGCAGTCGGACCGGGGGGTGGCCCGACTGCGCGAGGAGATGTACACCGTCGCGGGGGAGCCGACGATCGGACAGCACCCCGGGGACGTGCGGGCGGCCGTGTCCGACCTGCCCGTCGCGTCCCCCTTCCCCGCTCCGTTGGCGCTCAACGTCATCCCGTGGGTGGGAGAGGCGACCGATGACGGCTTCACCACCGCCGAGCGCGCGGTGGACCACGAGGTGCGCAAGATCCTCGACCTCGCCGCCGCCGTGCCCGTCGTGGTCACCCTGGTCCAGGTGCCGGTCGTCATGGCGCACTCCATGGCGCTGCACGCACGGTGCGCGCGGCCGGTCTCCCCGGACAAGGTGCGACAGGCCTACGTGGCCGCGCCGTCCCTCGTCTACCTCGACGAGCGGACCGGAGAGGTCCCGACACCCGTGGACAGCGTGGGCATCGACCCGCGCTTCGTGGGTCGGATCCGGCAGCCGAAGGGGGCGGGGCACCACATCGACATGTTCGTCAGTGCCGACACGATCCGCCGTGGTGCCACGGCGATGCTCACGGTCGCCGAGATGATCGCCGTCGAGCGCGGTCGGGGCGCACCTGCCGTCACCATGGGCTGA
- a CDS encoding pyrophosphate--fructose-6-phosphate 1-phosphotransferase, with the protein MNVRTVAMLTAGGIAPCLSSAVGGLIERYTDRAPEVRLIGYLDGYAGLLSGRSVEVTDEVRATAGRLHAFGGSPLGNSRVKLTNAEDLVRRGLVAKGGDPLRVAAEQLLEDGVDVLHTIGGDDTNTTAADLARHLAEAGHDLRVIGLPKTIDNDIVPIRQSLGAWTAAEQGALFARNVIGEHSSNPRMLIIHEVMGRHSGWLTAETARRYRGHLLEREFVPGIGNDPRRWDVHAVYVPEVPVDLDAEGERLRAVMDEIGCVNVFLAEGAGVDDIVASLEAAGEEVPRDAFGHVALDEVNPGAYFAENFAERLGAEKAKVWKSGYFARSAAPNAEDLELIARCTNLAVETALAGGSGVIGQDVGRDDELRAIELDRIAGGGAFDPTVEWFADLRRAIGQP; encoded by the coding sequence GTGAACGTTCGCACCGTGGCGATGCTGACGGCCGGGGGTATCGCCCCGTGCCTCTCGTCCGCGGTGGGCGGGCTCATCGAGCGCTACACCGACCGGGCCCCCGAGGTGCGCCTCATCGGCTACCTCGACGGTTATGCCGGCCTGCTCTCCGGCCGCAGCGTCGAGGTCACCGACGAGGTGCGTGCCACCGCGGGCCGTCTGCACGCCTTCGGTGGTTCCCCGCTCGGCAACTCCCGGGTCAAGCTGACCAATGCCGAGGACCTCGTGCGCCGCGGCCTCGTGGCGAAGGGGGGCGACCCCCTTCGCGTCGCGGCCGAACAGCTGCTCGAGGACGGGGTCGACGTCCTGCACACCATCGGTGGTGACGACACCAACACCACGGCGGCCGACCTCGCCCGCCACCTCGCCGAGGCGGGCCACGACCTGCGGGTCATCGGGCTGCCCAAGACGATCGACAACGACATCGTCCCGATCCGGCAGAGCCTGGGGGCGTGGACGGCGGCCGAGCAGGGGGCGCTCTTCGCCCGCAACGTCATCGGCGAGCACTCCTCGAACCCGCGGATGCTCATCATCCACGAGGTGATGGGGCGGCACAGCGGCTGGCTCACGGCCGAGACCGCTCGTCGGTACCGGGGCCACCTGCTCGAGCGCGAATTCGTCCCCGGGATCGGCAACGACCCCCGCCGGTGGGACGTGCACGCCGTCTACGTCCCCGAGGTGCCCGTCGACCTCGACGCGGAGGGTGAGCGACTCAGGGCGGTCATGGACGAGATCGGGTGCGTCAACGTCTTCCTCGCGGAGGGTGCCGGTGTGGACGACATCGTCGCCTCGCTCGAGGCCGCCGGTGAGGAGGTGCCGCGGGATGCCTTCGGCCACGTGGCCCTCGACGAGGTCAATCCGGGCGCCTACTTCGCGGAGAACTTCGCCGAGCGCCTCGGGGCGGAGAAGGCGAAGGTGTGGAAGTCGGGTTACTTCGCCCGCTCCGCCGCCCCGAACGCCGAGGACCTGGAGCTGATCGCCCGCTGCACCAACCTGGCGGTCGAGACCGCGCTGGCGGGCGGCTCGGGCGTCATCGGCCAGGACGTGGGGCGCGACGACGAGCTGCGCGCGATCGAGCTGGACCGCATCGCCGGTGGCGGGGCCTTCGACCCGACCGTCGAGTGGTTCGCCGACCTGCGCAGGGCCATCGGCCAGCCCTGA
- a CDS encoding GatB/YqeY domain-containing protein, giving the protein MSDSLKATLRTDLHAAMRAREQVRVDTLRMVLTGVSNAEVSGTEAHELSDAETLKVVAKEAKKRKESAAAYRDAGRPELAEREEAELEVLQVYLPEQLGDEEIAGIVDRAVDEVGATSMAQMGQVMKIVQGEVAGRADGAAVAAMVRARLAG; this is encoded by the coding sequence ATGAGCGACTCGCTGAAGGCCACCCTCCGCACCGACCTCCACGCCGCGATGCGTGCGCGGGAGCAGGTCCGCGTGGACACCCTGCGCATGGTCCTCACCGGCGTCAGCAACGCGGAGGTCTCCGGCACCGAGGCCCATGAGCTCAGCGACGCGGAGACGCTCAAGGTCGTGGCCAAGGAGGCCAAGAAGCGCAAGGAGTCGGCCGCTGCCTACCGTGACGCCGGTCGGCCCGAGCTCGCCGAGCGTGAGGAGGCCGAGCTGGAGGTCCTGCAGGTCTACCTGCCGGAGCAGCTCGGTGACGAGGAGATCGCGGGGATCGTCGACCGGGCAGTGGACGAGGTCGGCGCGACCTCCATGGCCCAGATGGGGCAGGTCATGAAGATCGTTCAGGGCGAGGTCGCCGGCCGAGCGGACGGCGCCGCCGTCGCTGCGATGGTCAGGGCCCGGCTCGCCGGCTGA
- a CDS encoding LytR C-terminal domain-containing protein, producing MSYRVVGFDELEGAAARHFRRQRRRRLLLFITLPGLILGTATVATAYGTGLLGMNETVNCAPVTAPAPERESFTINLLNSSDAVGLAGEVGRDLELRDFKVASIGNADDSVYVEGPATIYFGDEGLENALLVQKQIPGSKLWNDARGGESVQLVLGYGFEKLVDEPDPPLPAPSEISVNVYNTTWKEGLAAETSDTLQEREFTVKKTGNDPQNSFHENEVGVIRFGPEGERAAKRLAEQVEDIQLQKDDRSGTTLDLVLGNEWDGLKAQSEIPQVKPYERPAETIQLPCKSQ from the coding sequence GTGTCGTATCGAGTCGTCGGCTTCGACGAGCTCGAGGGAGCCGCCGCCAGGCACTTCCGTCGTCAGCGTCGGCGACGCCTTCTCCTCTTCATCACCCTCCCCGGGCTCATTCTGGGGACCGCCACCGTCGCAACGGCGTACGGGACCGGTCTGCTCGGGATGAACGAGACCGTAAACTGTGCCCCGGTGACCGCGCCCGCCCCCGAGCGCGAGTCCTTCACGATCAACCTCCTCAACAGCAGCGACGCCGTCGGCCTGGCGGGTGAGGTCGGACGTGACCTCGAGCTGCGCGACTTCAAGGTCGCCTCGATCGGCAACGCCGACGACTCCGTCTACGTCGAGGGCCCGGCCACCATCTACTTCGGCGACGAGGGCCTGGAGAACGCTCTGCTGGTGCAGAAGCAGATCCCCGGCTCCAAGCTGTGGAACGACGCCCGGGGCGGGGAGAGCGTCCAGCTCGTGCTGGGTTACGGCTTCGAGAAGCTCGTCGACGAGCCCGACCCGCCACTGCCGGCGCCGTCCGAGATCTCCGTCAACGTCTACAACACGACGTGGAAGGAGGGGCTCGCGGCAGAGACGAGCGACACCCTCCAGGAGCGCGAGTTCACGGTGAAGAAGACGGGCAACGACCCGCAGAACTCCTTCCACGAGAACGAGGTCGGCGTCATCCGGTTCGGCCCGGAGGGCGAGCGAGCGGCCAAGCGACTGGCCGAGCAGGTCGAGGACATCCAGTTGCAGAAGGACGATCGCAGCGGAACCACGCTCGATCTGGTCCTCGGCAACGAGTGGGACGGCCTGAAGGCGCAGAGCGAGATCCCGCAGGTCAAGCCCTACGAGCGTCCGGCAGAGACGATCCAGCTGCCCTGCAAGAGCCAGTGA
- a CDS encoding aspartate kinase: MSLVVQKYGGSSLGDAESIKRVAHRIVETKKAGNDVCVVVSAMGDSTDELLDLAEQVSPVPPPREMDMLLTAGERISMALVAMAIADLGHSVRSFTGSQAGVITDTSHGKAKIIDVTPGRITEALGKKHIVIVAGFQGVSQGTKEITTLGRGGSDTTAVALAAALEADVCEIYTDVDGIFTADPRIVSKAHKIDRISHDEMLEMAASGAKILHLRCVEYARRSEMPIHVRSSFTPKEGTWVLPPETEGNQAMEEPIIAGVAHDASEAKITVVGVPDEPGRAAQIFTTVADAQVNIDMIVQNVSESETARTDISFTLPMSDGQVAVEALMKTKDEVGFDSIQYDDQIGKLSLIGAGMRTNPGVSATFFKALADAGINIEMISTSEIRISVVTRADQLDEALQALHTAFGLDSEDGEAVVYAGTGR, translated from the coding sequence TTGAGTCTGGTTGTCCAGAAGTACGGCGGTTCCTCGCTCGGTGATGCCGAGAGCATCAAGCGAGTGGCGCACCGCATTGTCGAGACCAAGAAGGCGGGCAACGACGTATGCGTCGTCGTCTCCGCCATGGGTGACAGCACCGACGAGCTGCTCGATCTCGCGGAGCAGGTGAGTCCGGTCCCGCCACCGCGGGAGATGGACATGCTGCTGACCGCCGGTGAGCGGATCTCGATGGCGCTCGTCGCGATGGCCATCGCCGACCTGGGCCACAGCGTGCGGTCCTTCACGGGTAGCCAGGCGGGGGTCATCACCGACACCTCGCACGGCAAGGCGAAGATCATCGACGTCACACCCGGCCGCATCACCGAGGCGCTGGGCAAGAAGCACATCGTCATCGTCGCGGGCTTCCAGGGCGTGAGCCAGGGGACGAAGGAGATCACCACGCTCGGACGAGGTGGCTCCGACACGACCGCGGTGGCGCTCGCTGCTGCTCTCGAGGCCGATGTCTGCGAGATCTACACCGACGTCGACGGCATCTTCACCGCCGACCCGCGCATCGTGTCCAAGGCACACAAGATCGATCGCATCTCCCACGACGAGATGCTGGAGATGGCCGCCAGCGGCGCCAAGATCCTCCACCTGCGGTGCGTGGAGTACGCGCGTCGCTCCGAGATGCCCATCCACGTGCGTTCGTCCTTCACCCCGAAGGAGGGCACGTGGGTCCTGCCCCCCGAGACCGAAGGAAACCAGGCCATGGAAGAACCCATCATCGCCGGCGTCGCGCACGACGCCAGTGAAGCCAAGATCACCGTCGTCGGCGTGCCGGACGAGCCGGGCCGCGCCGCGCAGATCTTCACGACCGTGGCCGACGCCCAGGTCAACATCGACATGATCGTGCAGAACGTCTCCGAGTCGGAGACCGCCCGCACCGACATCTCCTTCACGCTCCCGATGTCCGACGGGCAGGTGGCCGTCGAGGCGCTGATGAAGACCAAGGACGAGGTCGGCTTCGACTCGATCCAGTACGACGACCAGATCGGCAAGCTCTCGCTGATCGGTGCCGGCATGCGCACCAACCCGGGCGTCTCGGCCACCTTCTTCAAGGCACTCGCCGACGCGGGCATCAACATCGAGATGATCTCGACCTCGGAGATCCGCATCTCCGTGGTCACGCGCGCCGACCAGCTCGATGAGGCGCTCCAGGCACTGCACACGGCCTTCGGCCTGGACTCCGAGGACGGCGAGGCCGTCGTCTACGCCGGTACCGGGCGGTGA
- a CDS encoding YchJ family metal-binding protein has protein sequence MTDEPCPCGTGRALSQCCGPLLTTERLAETAEELMRSRYTAHVFGNAEHLWRTWDGRTRPAVVNPGEARWTGLEITEVVDGGPDDLTGTVVFTARHEGGELAERSEFTRRGGRWFYTEGR, from the coding sequence ATGACTGACGAGCCATGCCCCTGCGGCACCGGTCGGGCACTGTCGCAGTGCTGCGGACCGCTGCTGACCACCGAGCGCCTCGCCGAGACCGCCGAGGAGCTGATGCGCAGCCGGTACACGGCGCACGTCTTCGGCAACGCGGAGCACCTGTGGCGCACGTGGGACGGCCGTACCCGGCCGGCCGTGGTCAATCCCGGCGAGGCCCGCTGGACGGGTCTGGAGATCACCGAGGTCGTCGATGGCGGCCCGGACGACCTGACCGGGACGGTCGTTTTCACCGCCCGGCACGAAGGGGGCGAGCTGGCCGAGCGCAGCGAGTTCACCCGGCGCGGTGGACGCTGGTTCTACACGGAAGGTCGATGA
- a CDS encoding transglycosylase domain-containing protein has protein sequence MSASRMPHLARLLCAFVAVSVGIGLVGAGLVIPFAGASGNAAKATAQGFNNLDDEFTANPLAQQSKIFSADDKLLATPYDANRIVVPLEKIAPVMRKAQLAIEDSRFYEHGGIDVRGTSRALVSNLTSQSTQGGSSITQQYVKMMLVEKAARNDNREAVAAATEQTYARKLQELKYALNVEKTHTKKQILGSYLNLAYYGDQAYGVEAASLHFFSKHAKDLGLAEAATLAGVVQSPSRLNARTNTEEVQQRRDVVIDRMVELGWATQEEGEKAKAKDLEDLLKIRQNEGGTCSKASDPYFCNYVISYLRQMPELGPNPDARMQTINTAGLTIKTTLRRDWQKQLKENLTDRVPSGTERFGAAGAIVQPGTGKVRAIAQTSEYKVGMEQATTKYSEQAWSVPAQYGGTNGFAIGSTAKMYALVAALQKGKPMESTIDAPAGSSATYTRDDFQKNCTTTDPWTVANAESAAGGTMTMGEATKRSVNTAFAELASDIGSCSIPKVMAKMGLTDGYGLPYGLARGGGEKIKGRYAISNIVLGSDSTSPLQLASSYATLAADGEYCPPTPIESITRADGTKMKIAPPKCKQVIDKGIARGATQLLTNTMEDGGTAAAMTLANGREAAAKTGTTDDNKQSWFAGFTPQLSTAIWVGSPITEHKMTNVSIGGQFYEKVYGGTMAGPIWTEIMNTASKGMERKSFKEPSEKIVEGDLRDIPDVVGEGPTQARAALEEAGFEVTEGGTVSSNQQAGSIAYTDPRDEALEGSTVTMYISSGVAPYTPPPPTPTTQAPPPAAPTTQAAPPPPAPASTPSSTAQPQALGNNGNGNGRGPSATASGSPD, from the coding sequence CGCCGTGTCGGTCGGCATCGGACTCGTCGGCGCCGGACTCGTCATCCCCTTCGCCGGCGCCTCCGGCAATGCAGCGAAGGCCACCGCGCAGGGGTTCAACAACCTCGATGACGAGTTCACGGCCAACCCGCTGGCCCAGCAGTCGAAGATCTTCTCGGCGGACGACAAGCTCCTCGCCACCCCCTACGACGCGAACCGCATCGTCGTGCCCCTGGAGAAGATCGCACCGGTGATGCGGAAGGCGCAGCTGGCCATCGAGGACAGTCGCTTCTACGAGCACGGCGGCATCGACGTGCGGGGCACGAGCCGCGCCCTCGTGTCGAACCTGACCTCGCAGTCGACCCAGGGCGGGTCCTCGATCACCCAGCAGTACGTGAAGATGATGCTGGTGGAGAAGGCCGCGCGCAACGACAACCGGGAGGCCGTCGCAGCGGCGACGGAGCAAACGTACGCGCGCAAGCTCCAGGAACTGAAGTATGCGCTCAACGTCGAGAAGACCCACACCAAGAAGCAGATCCTCGGCAGCTACCTCAACCTCGCCTACTACGGCGACCAGGCCTACGGTGTCGAGGCGGCGTCCCTGCACTTCTTCAGCAAGCACGCGAAGGACCTCGGGCTCGCCGAGGCCGCGACCCTCGCCGGCGTGGTCCAGTCCCCCAGCCGGCTCAACGCACGGACGAACACCGAGGAGGTCCAGCAGCGTCGCGACGTCGTCATCGACCGGATGGTCGAGCTGGGTTGGGCCACCCAGGAGGAGGGCGAGAAGGCCAAGGCCAAGGACCTGGAGGACCTGCTCAAGATCCGCCAGAACGAGGGCGGCACCTGCTCGAAGGCGTCCGACCCGTACTTCTGCAACTACGTCATCTCCTACCTGAGGCAGATGCCCGAGCTGGGCCCGAACCCGGACGCCCGCATGCAGACGATCAACACCGCGGGGCTGACGATCAAGACGACGCTGCGCCGTGACTGGCAGAAGCAGCTCAAGGAGAACCTGACCGACCGGGTGCCGTCCGGAACCGAACGTTTCGGCGCCGCGGGGGCGATCGTCCAACCGGGCACCGGCAAGGTGCGTGCCATCGCCCAGACCTCTGAGTACAAGGTCGGCATGGAGCAGGCGACGACCAAGTACTCCGAGCAGGCGTGGAGCGTGCCGGCGCAGTACGGCGGGACCAACGGCTTCGCCATCGGTTCGACGGCCAAGATGTACGCGCTCGTCGCCGCCCTGCAGAAGGGCAAGCCCATGGAGTCCACGATCGACGCTCCCGCGGGCAGCTCGGCCACCTACACCCGGGACGACTTCCAGAAGAACTGCACCACGACCGACCCGTGGACGGTGGCGAACGCAGAGTCCGCGGCGGGTGGCACGATGACGATGGGTGAGGCGACGAAGAGGTCGGTCAACACCGCCTTCGCCGAGCTCGCCTCCGACATCGGCTCGTGCTCGATCCCGAAGGTCATGGCGAAGATGGGGCTCACCGACGGCTACGGGTTGCCCTACGGACTGGCCCGGGGCGGCGGCGAGAAGATCAAGGGCCGGTACGCGATCTCCAACATCGTGCTCGGATCGGACTCGACGTCGCCGCTGCAGCTCGCCTCCTCCTACGCCACCCTCGCCGCGGATGGCGAGTACTGCCCGCCGACACCGATCGAGTCCATCACCCGCGCCGACGGCACGAAGATGAAGATCGCCCCCCCGAAGTGCAAGCAGGTCATCGACAAGGGCATCGCGCGTGGCGCGACGCAACTGCTCACCAACACCATGGAGGACGGCGGCACCGCCGCCGCGATGACCCTTGCGAACGGCCGCGAGGCGGCCGCCAAGACCGGGACGACGGATGACAACAAGCAGTCCTGGTTCGCCGGCTTCACCCCCCAGCTGTCCACGGCCATCTGGGTCGGCTCCCCGATCACGGAGCACAAGATGACCAACGTCTCCATCGGCGGTCAGTTCTACGAGAAGGTCTACGGCGGCACGATGGCCGGTCCGATCTGGACGGAGATCATGAACACCGCTTCCAAGGGGATGGAGCGGAAGAGCTTCAAGGAGCCGAGCGAGAAGATCGTCGAGGGCGACCTCCGGGACATCCCCGACGTCGTGGGCGAGGGCCCGACCCAGGCGAGAGCCGCGCTGGAGGAGGCAGGCTTCGAGGTCACGGAGGGAGGCACCGTGTCCAGCAACCAGCAGGCAGGGTCGATCGCGTACACCGACCCGCGGGACGAGGCCCTCGAGGGATCGACGGTCACCATGTACATCTCCAGCGGGGTCGCGCCGTACACGCCCCCGCCGCCGACCCCGACGACGCAGGCACCACCGCCGGCGGCCCCGACGACGCAGGCGGCTCCCCCACCCCCGGCGCCGGCGAGCACACCGTCGTCCACCGCGCAGCCGCAGGCGCTGGGCAACAATGGCAACGGCAACGGCCGTGGACCCTCCGCGACCGCGTCCGGCTCACCGGACTGA
- a CDS encoding DUF5063 domain-containing protein, with translation MPDETTLLADECAAEASTWLATVAEIASGAAPESAIPLLLLTTSQIQLVGARLGAINDIVLEQRFEDDAGPDTDLDPLRTGLAQLLSEVDEYGDVADPVTSPERATGSLSNDLAIIAGALTHGLAHHEAGRPTEALWWWQYSYLADWGDRAAMAVRVLQTLLAHLRLDADADVVGEAEFDALHS, from the coding sequence ATGCCTGACGAGACCACCCTGCTGGCCGACGAGTGCGCCGCCGAGGCGAGTACCTGGCTGGCGACCGTCGCCGAGATCGCCTCGGGGGCCGCGCCCGAGAGCGCCATCCCGCTCCTGCTGCTCACGACGAGCCAGATCCAGCTCGTCGGCGCCCGGCTGGGGGCGATCAACGACATCGTCCTCGAGCAGCGCTTCGAGGACGACGCGGGCCCGGACACCGACCTGGACCCGCTGCGCACGGGCCTGGCCCAGCTGCTCTCCGAGGTCGACGAGTACGGCGACGTCGCCGACCCGGTCACCTCGCCCGAGCGGGCGACCGGGTCGCTGAGCAACGACCTGGCGATCATCGCCGGGGCACTCACGCACGGGCTGGCCCACCACGAGGCCGGACGGCCGACCGAGGCGCTGTGGTGGTGGCAGTACAGCTACCTCGCCGACTGGGGCGACCGCGCGGCGATGGCCGTGCGGGTCCTGCAGACGCTGCTGGCGCACCTGCGACTCGATGCCGACGCCGACGTCGTCGGAGAGGCCGAGTTCGACGCCCTGCACTCCTGA
- a CDS encoding VOC family protein, which produces MTHRPCFHLAIPVDDIDTAREFYGGVLGLGQGRSDTLWIDWNFYGHQLVTHQTSGGAPGPAGHNPVDDHRVPVPHFGLVLDHDDFHDLAEKLRAARVEFVIEPYVRFAGQPGEQWTMFFLDPAGNALEFKSFADESQIFAT; this is translated from the coding sequence ATGACGCACCGCCCCTGCTTCCACCTCGCCATCCCGGTCGACGACATCGACACTGCACGAGAGTTCTACGGCGGCGTGCTCGGGCTCGGGCAGGGGCGCTCGGACACGCTGTGGATCGACTGGAACTTCTACGGCCACCAGCTGGTCACGCACCAGACCTCGGGTGGCGCCCCGGGCCCGGCGGGTCACAACCCGGTGGACGACCACCGGGTGCCGGTGCCCCACTTCGGGCTCGTGCTCGACCACGACGACTTCCACGACCTCGCGGAGAAGCTGCGAGCGGCCCGGGTCGAGTTCGTCATCGAGCCGTACGTGCGGTTCGCGGGACAGCCCGGTGAGCAGTGGACGATGTTCTTCCTAGACCCGGCCGGCAACGCCCTGGAGTTCAAGTCCTTCGCGGACGAGTCCCAGATCTTCGCGACCTGA
- a CDS encoding metallophosphoesterase → MTTPLPLRLAAYGAATGGAALAWATLVEPRLFALRRYALPVLPRGSRPLRVLQVSDIHMVPGQRAKQEWIRSLAALEPDLVVNTGDNLSHLRGVPPALEALAPLLERPGVFVMGSNDYFAPTPKNPGRYLTSAYAKVPDGQVRLPTEELRAGLADRGWVDLDNVRTTMAVEGSRLDLVGVDDPHIERDDYASVSAPADPDAALTIGVAHAPYQRVLDAMTADGARLVIAGHTHGGQLRVPGFGALVTNCDLDRRRARGVSRWWTGAGSGRVQPPDAAWLHVSAGLGASRFAPVRFSCRPEASLMTLTAAGDPR, encoded by the coding sequence GTGACCACTCCCCTGCCCCTCCGCCTCGCGGCCTACGGCGCCGCCACCGGTGGGGCCGCCCTGGCCTGGGCCACCCTCGTCGAGCCCCGGCTGTTCGCCCTCCGCCGGTACGCCCTACCCGTCCTGCCGCGGGGCTCGCGACCGCTGCGCGTGCTCCAGGTGAGCGACATACACATGGTCCCGGGCCAGCGGGCCAAGCAGGAGTGGATCCGCTCGCTCGCCGCCCTCGAGCCCGACCTCGTGGTCAACACCGGCGACAACCTCAGCCACCTCCGGGGCGTCCCACCGGCGCTCGAGGCGCTGGCCCCGCTGCTGGAGCGGCCGGGCGTCTTCGTCATGGGGTCCAACGACTACTTCGCGCCGACGCCGAAGAACCCCGGGCGGTACCTCACGTCGGCCTACGCCAAGGTCCCGGACGGTCAAGTCCGGCTCCCCACGGAGGAGCTGCGCGCCGGCCTCGCCGATCGCGGCTGGGTCGACCTCGACAACGTCCGGACGACGATGGCGGTGGAGGGCAGCCGTCTCGATCTCGTCGGGGTGGACGACCCACACATCGAGCGTGACGACTACGCGTCCGTCAGCGCGCCGGCCGACCCCGACGCCGCCCTGACGATCGGCGTCGCGCACGCGCCGTACCAGCGCGTCCTCGACGCCATGACCGCCGACGGTGCGCGCTTGGTCATCGCCGGTCACACACACGGCGGGCAGCTGCGTGTCCCGGGCTTCGGGGCGCTCGTGACCAACTGCGATCTCGACCGCCGCCGCGCCAGGGGGGTCTCCCGGTGGTGGACGGGGGCGGGCTCCGGTCGGGTCCAGCCGCCGGACGCGGCCTGGCTGCACGTCTCCGCCGGGTTGGGCGCCTCGCGCTTCGCACCGGTGCGCTTCTCCTGTCGTCCGGAGGCGAGCCTGATGACCTTGACCGCGGCGGGAGATCCCCGGTGA
- a CDS encoding enoyl-CoA hydratase-related protein — protein sequence MGEVRYDATEGVATITLAAPERRNALSVEMSRELIDAARTAESDADVGAVVITGGAHFCAGAVRSVLAETGKDPVEDTAYRDLETVYSAFTTIGTLDVPTIAAVRGAAVGAGLNLALSTDLRVVSRSARLLPGFAQIGIHPGGGHLHLLHRVAGREAAAAMGLFGEEVDGTRAVDLGIAWSAHEDPDVEGAARAVAARAAVDPDLARRVLRSFRRETAPGGLAWDSAVEVEHSPQMWSLRRKHGA from the coding sequence ATGGGCGAGGTCCGCTACGACGCCACGGAGGGTGTTGCGACCATCACGCTGGCAGCGCCGGAGCGGCGCAACGCCCTGTCGGTGGAGATGTCGCGCGAGCTCATCGACGCCGCCCGCACGGCGGAGTCCGATGCCGACGTGGGTGCCGTCGTCATCACCGGCGGCGCGCACTTCTGCGCCGGCGCGGTCCGCTCCGTCCTCGCCGAGACCGGCAAGGACCCGGTCGAGGACACCGCGTACCGCGACCTCGAGACGGTCTACTCGGCCTTCACGACGATCGGGACGCTCGACGTGCCCACGATCGCAGCGGTGCGCGGCGCGGCCGTGGGAGCAGGCCTGAACCTCGCCCTGTCCACCGACCTGCGGGTCGTCTCGCGCTCCGCACGCCTCCTGCCCGGCTTCGCCCAGATCGGGATCCATCCCGGTGGCGGCCACCTGCACCTGCTGCACCGGGTCGCGGGGCGCGAGGCGGCTGCGGCCATGGGTCTCTTCGGCGAGGAGGTCGACGGCACGAGGGCAGTCGATCTCGGGATCGCGTGGTCAGCGCACGAGGATCCCGACGTGGAGGGCGCAGCCCGGGCCGTGGCCGCCCGAGCGGCGGTCGACCCCGATCTGGCCCGCCGGGTGCTGCGCAGCTTCCGGCGCGAGACCGCTCCCGGCGGTCTGGCGTGGGACTCCGCGGTCGAGGTCGAGCACTCCCCGCAGATGTGGTCCCTGCGCCGCAAGCACGGCGCCTGA